CCGTCAGCGCGGAACGAGATTATGCGCGAATTAAGGAAGTGAAATTTCTTTCCGGAAAGATAGGTGAAGAATTTGACGGCATAATAAGCGGCGTCATCGGCGCAGGGCTGTTTATTGAGATTATTGAATTTCCTGTTGAGGGTTTCATTCCCATAAAGCTTATCACCGATGACTATTATGAATATGAAAAAGACAGACACAGGCTCATAGGACGGAATAACAAGCAAAAATATATACTTGGAGATAAAATTCGAATACGCGTTAAAAGTGTGAAAATCGCTGAGAGGGAAGTTGAATTTGCACCATTGAATATGAGACGGAAAAGATAATAAGCGATGCTGGTAGAGACTAAATGTGCTTTGTGCGGGTCGGAAAGTTCCGATCATTACCTCACATCAAGCGACCGACTTTCTGAATCGGGTTCCAACAAATACGATATAGTTAAATGTGTGGACTGCGGTTTTTTGTATACCAATCCGCGACCTGTTGATCAGGAAAAACATAGCGCTCCGTTTATGGTAGGCGGCGATGCTTTTAACATATTGGCCGAGCCGAAATCAATATCTGATTGGATTTTTAAAATATTTCATCCTGCATCTGTCAGGTGGAAAAGGCGAGCGATTGACAAGCTGCCTACAATCGGGAGGTTATTGGATTTTGGCTGCCGTACCGGAGATTTTATGTTCGAGATGAAAACGGCAAAATGGGAAGTACAGGGAATTGAGGTTGATAAACTTGGAATGGATTACGCTATTTCACATTACGGTCTTGACGTTGTGAATACGTTAGATGAATTGGTAGAAAAAAACACGGAAAAGTTCGATGTGATAACGATGTGGCACACACTTGATAAAGTTTCCGACCTGTCAGCAACCTTAGAGTCGTTAAAATTACTTATGGAAGATGACGGCTATCTGCTTATCGCTCTTCCGAATATCAAAAGTTATGACGCAAAACAATATAAAAGTGATTGGATAGGACTTGATCTACCGAGACACCTGTATCATTTTGACAGAGAGCATCTTACTAAATTAGCGGAAAATCATGGATTTTCTGTTTCCAATTACAGAAATATTCCCTGGGATACACTTCATAACGTTTTTATGTCAGCATTAAAGAGAGCCGATAAACATCGGTGGAATGCAAGGTGGAGTATCAATTGGCTGCTGCTGATTTGGACGTTAAAGATTTCATGGCTGATGGGCGGAAAATGGACATCATTCGGCAGAAGATGCACCGGCTCAGGCGTGCTGTATTATTTAAGGCGTGGAGAATCGGTGTGAATCGGATAACTATTTTACTTTTCATTTTTACTCTGATTTCAGGCTGTTCAGAAAGGAAAAAAATGTCCTTAGGCGGTGAAAATGTGATTGCGGTTATAGCGGATTCCTCAGATTGGGTGAAATATCGACCCTTACTGGAAAAAGTTTTTGAAAGAAAGATATATACGCCTCAAACGGAAAAGCTGCTAACTCTATTTTGGTCTCCTCCGTCGATGTTAAATAATCGATTACGGCAGAAAAATCTTCTCATTTTAGGCACTTTATCCAAAGAAGGAAAAACAACTAAAATTATAAAAGACATGTTGGGAAGCAATGTGATAGCAAAGATCAGGAAGGGTGAGATTTATGTGGTCATAACGGATAATCAATTTGCCCGCGATCAGAAATTGATGATTTTATCGGCATGGAAAGAAGAAGATTTGCGAATAAAAATTGAAGAAAACTCATATTTCTTATTCAGCAAATTTAACGATGCTGCGAATGAGAGAGCAAGAACCAGAGTTCTCGGTAAACGAACCCTCAGCAGGCTTTCAGAGAGTATAATGGACGACCATGGCTATACTTTTAAAATTCCCCTTGATTACAAGGTTGTGCTTGATGATAAGGAAAATCATATATTGTGGTTAGCGAGTCACGGAGTTAGAAGATGGTTTTTGGTTCAGTGGGAGGAGGTGGACGATATACCCGTAATTGACGTAGATTGGATACTGAATAATAGAGACAAGCTCGGCGTCTCATTATTTGACAGCGTTAGAGTAAATCGTGATT
This window of the Candidatus Neomarinimicrobiota bacterium genome carries:
- a CDS encoding DUF4837 family protein; its protein translation is MAAADLDVKDFMADGRKMDIIRQKMHRLRRAVLFKAWRIGVNRITILLFIFTLISGCSERKKMSLGGENVIAVIADSSDWVKYRPLLEKVFERKIYTPQTEKLLTLFWSPPSMLNNRLRQKNLLILGTLSKEGKTTKIIKDMLGSNVIAKIRKGEIYVVITDNQFARDQKLMILSAWKEEDLRIKIEENSYFLFSKFNDAANERARTRVLGKRTLSRLSESIMDDHGYTFKIPLDYKVVLDDKENHILWLASHGVRRWFLVQWEEVDDIPVIDVDWILNNRDKLGVSLFDSVRVNRDYVFSERIKIGDWVVLKVRGLYEKIDEHLGGPYVSFAFYDEKTGRRYFIDGAVFSPGDEKLKYLRTLELMAKSFRTKD